One window of Streptococcus suis genomic DNA carries:
- the rpsC gene encoding 30S ribosomal protein S3: MGQKVHPIGMRVGIIRDWDAKWYAEKEYADYLHEDLAIRNFIKKELADASTSTIEIERAVNKVIVSIHTAKPGMVIGKAGSNVDALRAQLNKLTGKQVHINIIEIKQPDLDAHLVGESIARQLEQRVAFRRAQKQAIQRAMRAGAKGIKTQVSGRLNGADIARAEGYSEGTVPLHTLRADIDYAWEEALTTYGKLGIKVWIYRGEVLPARKNTKGGK; this comes from the coding sequence GTGGGTCAAAAAGTACATCCAATTGGTATGCGTGTTGGCATCATCCGTGATTGGGATGCTAAATGGTATGCTGAAAAAGAATACGCGGATTACCTTCATGAAGATCTTGCAATCCGCAACTTTATCAAAAAAGAATTGGCTGATGCGTCAACATCAACAATCGAAATCGAACGTGCTGTAAACAAAGTTATCGTTTCTATCCACACTGCTAAACCAGGTATGGTTATCGGTAAAGCTGGTAGCAACGTTGATGCACTTCGTGCTCAATTGAACAAATTGACTGGTAAACAAGTACACATCAACATCATCGAAATCAAACAACCTGATTTGGATGCACACCTTGTTGGTGAGTCAATCGCTCGTCAATTGGAGCAACGTGTGGCATTCCGCCGTGCTCAAAAACAAGCTATCCAACGTGCAATGCGCGCTGGTGCAAAAGGTATCAAAACACAAGTTTCTGGTCGTTTGAATGGAGCTGATATTGCTCGTGCAGAAGGCTACTCAGAAGGAACTGTTCCTCTTCATACACTTCGTGCGGATATCGACTACGCTTGGGAAGAAGCTTTGACAACTTACGGTAAACTTGGTATCAAAGTATGGATCTACCGTGGTGAAGTTCTTCCAGCTCGTAAAAACACTAAAGGAGGTAAATAA
- the rpmC gene encoding 50S ribosomal protein L29: MKLQEIKDFVKELRGLSQEELAKKENELKKELFELRFQAAAGQLEQTARLNEVKKQIARIKTVQSETK, encoded by the coding sequence ATGAAACTTCAAGAAATTAAAGATTTTGTAAAAGAACTTCGTGGCCTTTCTCAAGAAGAACTTGCTAAGAAAGAAAACGAATTGAAGAAAGAACTCTTCGAACTTCGTTTCCAAGCTGCTGCTGGTCAACTTGAGCAAACTGCTCGTTTGAACGAAGTGAAGAAACAAATTGCACGTATCAAAACTGTGCAATCTGAAACTAAATAA
- a CDS encoding 50S ribosomal protein L23, which produces MNLYDVIKKPVITESSMGQLEAGKYVFEVDTRAHKLLIKQAVEAAFEGVKVANVNTINVKPKTKRVGRYVGRTNKVKKAIITLAADSKAIELFATADAE; this is translated from the coding sequence ATGAATTTGTATGATGTTATCAAAAAACCTGTCATCACAGAAAGCTCAATGGGCCAACTCGAAGCAGGCAAGTATGTATTTGAAGTTGACACTCGTGCACACAAACTCTTGATCAAGCAAGCTGTTGAAGCTGCATTCGAGGGAGTTAAAGTTGCAAATGTTAACACAATCAACGTGAAACCTAAAACAAAACGCGTAGGTCGTTATGTAGGTCGCACAAATAAAGTGAAAAAAGCAATCATCACATTGGCTGCTGATTCAAAAGCGATCGAATTGTTCGCTACAGCTGACGCTGAATAA
- a CDS encoding type Z 30S ribosomal protein S14, with product MAKKSMIAKNKRPAKFSTQAYTRCEKCGRPHSVYRKFKLCRVCFRDLAYLGQIPGVTKASW from the coding sequence ATGGCTAAAAAATCAATGATCGCTAAGAACAAACGCCCAGCTAAGTTCTCTACACAAGCTTACACACGCTGTGAAAAATGTGGACGTCCACACTCAGTTTACCGCAAATTCAAATTGTGCCGTGTATGCTTCCGCGACTTGGCTTACCTTGGACAAATTCCTGGCGTAACAAAAGCTTCTTGGTAA
- the rplE gene encoding 50S ribosomal protein L5, which produces MANRLKEKYLNEVVPALTEQFNYSSVMAVPKVDKIVLNMGVGDAVSNAKNLEKAAQELALISGQKPLITKAKKSIAGFRLREGVAIGAKVTLRGERMYEFLDKLVTVSLPRVRDFHGVPTKSFDGRGNYTLGVKEQLIFPEINFDDVDKTRGMDIVIVTTANTDEESRALLTGLGMPFAK; this is translated from the coding sequence ATGGCAAATCGTTTAAAAGAAAAATATCTTAATGAAGTAGTTCCTGCTTTGACTGAACAATTTAACTATTCTTCAGTTATGGCTGTGCCAAAAGTTGATAAGATCGTTTTGAACATGGGTGTTGGTGACGCTGTTTCTAACGCTAAAAACCTTGAGAAAGCTGCTCAAGAATTGGCTTTGATCTCAGGTCAAAAACCACTTATCACTAAAGCTAAGAAATCAATCGCCGGCTTCCGTCTTCGTGAGGGTGTTGCGATCGGTGCGAAAGTAACTCTTCGTGGCGAACGTATGTATGAGTTCTTGGACAAATTGGTTACAGTTTCACTTCCACGTGTACGTGACTTCCACGGTGTACCAACTAAGTCATTCGACGGACGTGGTAACTACACACTTGGTGTGAAAGAGCAATTGATCTTCCCAGAAATCAACTTCGACGATGTTGATAAAACTCGCGGTATGGATATCGTTATCGTTACAACTGCTAACACTGACGAAGAATCACGTGCATTGCTTACTGGCCTTGGTATGCCGTTTGCAAAATAA
- the rpsS gene encoding 30S ribosomal protein S19: MGRSLKKGPFVDEHLMKKVEAQANDEKKKVIKTWSRRSTIFPSFIGYTIAVYDGRKHVPVYIQEDMVGHKLGEFAPTRTYKGHAADDKKTRRK, from the coding sequence ATGGGACGTAGTCTTAAAAAAGGACCTTTCGTCGATGAGCATTTGATGAAAAAAGTTGAAGCTCAAGCAAATGACGAAAAGAAAAAAGTAATTAAAACTTGGTCACGTCGTTCAACGATCTTCCCAAGTTTCATCGGTTATACAATCGCAGTTTACGATGGACGTAAACATGTACCTGTATACATTCAAGAAGACATGGTAGGTCACAAACTTGGTGAATTTGCACCAACTCGTACTTACAAAGGTCATGCTGCTGACGACAAGAAAACTCGTCGTAAATAA
- the rpsQ gene encoding 30S ribosomal protein S17, with product MERNNRKVLVGRVVSDKMDKTITVVVETKRNHPVYGKRINYSKKYKAHDENNVAKEGDIVRIMETRPLSATKRFRLVEVVEEAVII from the coding sequence ATGGAACGCAATAATCGTAAAGTTCTTGTTGGACGCGTAGTATCTGACAAAATGGACAAAACAATCACAGTTGTAGTTGAAACAAAACGTAACCACCCAGTCTATGGTAAACGTATTAACTACTCTAAAAAGTACAAAGCTCATGATGAAAACAATGTTGCTAAAGAAGGCGATATCGTTCGTATCATGGAAACTCGCCCACTTTCAGCTACAAAACGTTTCCGTCTTGTAGAAGTTGTGGAAGAGGCAGTTATCATTTAA
- the rpsH gene encoding 30S ribosomal protein S8 produces the protein MVMTDPIADFLTRIRNANQAKHEVLEVPASNIKKGIATILKNEGFVKNVEFIEDDKQGIIRVFLKYGVNGERVITNLKRVSKPGLRVYSKREDIPKVLNGLGIAIISTSEGLLTDKQARQKNVGGEVIAYVW, from the coding sequence ATGGTTATGACTGACCCAATTGCAGACTTTTTAACACGCATTCGTAATGCCAACCAAGCGAAACACGAAGTGCTTGAAGTGCCTGCATCAAACATCAAAAAAGGTATTGCTACAATCCTTAAAAACGAAGGTTTTGTAAAAAACGTTGAATTCATCGAAGATGACAAACAAGGCATCATTCGCGTATTCTTGAAATACGGTGTGAACGGCGAGCGTGTTATCACAAACTTGAAACGCGTTTCAAAACCAGGTCTTCGTGTTTACTCAAAACGTGAAGATATTCCTAAAGTTCTTAACGGACTTGGAATCGCAATTATCTCTACATCAGAAGGTCTTTTGACTGACAAACAAGCTCGTCAAAAGAACGTTGGTGGTGAGGTTATCGCATACGTTTGGTAA
- the rplF gene encoding 50S ribosomal protein L6: MSRIGNKVITLPAGVELTQDNGVVTVKGPKGELTREFPTAIEIRVEGTEVTLHRPNDSKEMKTIHGTSRANLNNMVVGVSEGFKKELEMRGVGYRAQLAGNKLTLAVGKSHPDEVVAPEGITFEVPTPTQIVVSGINKEVVGQTAAYIRSLRAPEPYKGKGIRYVGEFVRRKEGKTGK, translated from the coding sequence ATGTCACGTATTGGTAATAAAGTAATTACATTGCCTGCTGGTGTTGAGCTTACTCAAGACAACGGTGTGGTAACTGTAAAAGGACCTAAAGGGGAATTGACTCGTGAATTCCCAACTGCTATTGAAATCCGTGTGGAAGGTACAGAAGTTACTCTTCACCGTCCAAACGATTCAAAAGAAATGAAGACTATTCACGGTACTAGCCGTGCTAACCTCAACAACATGGTTGTTGGTGTTTCTGAAGGCTTCAAAAAAGAACTTGAAATGCGTGGTGTCGGTTACCGTGCTCAATTGGCTGGTAACAAATTGACCCTTGCTGTTGGTAAATCACATCCAGATGAAGTGGTTGCACCAGAAGGTATTACATTTGAAGTTCCAACACCAACACAAATCGTCGTGTCTGGTATCAACAAAGAAGTTGTTGGTCAAACAGCAGCTTACATCCGTAGCCTTCGCGCTCCTGAGCCATACAAAGGTAAAGGTATTCGCTACGTTGGTGAATTTGTTCGCCGTAAAGAAGGTAAAACAGGTAAATAA
- the rplB gene encoding 50S ribosomal protein L2 yields the protein MGIKVYKPTTNGRRNMTSLDFAEITTSTPEKSLLVALKSKAGRNNNGRITVRHQGGGHKRFYRLVDFKRNKDGVEAIVKTIEYDPNRSANIALVHYTDGVKAYIIAPKGLEVGQRIVSGPEADIKVGNALPLANIPVGTVVHNIELKPGRGGELVRAAGASAQVLGQEGKYVLVRLQSGEVRMILGTCRATVGTVGNEQHGLVNLGKAGRSRWKGIRPTVRGSVMNPNDHPHGGGEGKAPVGRKAPSTPWGKPALGLKTRNKKAKSDKLIVRRRNQK from the coding sequence GTGGGTATTAAAGTTTATAAACCAACGACAAATGGCCGTCGTAACATGACTTCTTTGGACTTCGCTGAAATCACAACAAGCACTCCAGAAAAAAGCTTGCTTGTTGCTTTGAAGAGCAAAGCTGGTCGTAACAACAACGGTCGCATCACTGTTCGTCACCAAGGTGGCGGTCACAAACGTTTCTACCGTTTGGTAGACTTCAAACGTAACAAAGATGGCGTTGAAGCAATCGTTAAAACGATCGAATACGATCCAAACCGTTCAGCAAACATCGCTCTTGTACACTACACAGACGGTGTTAAAGCTTATATCATTGCTCCTAAAGGACTTGAAGTTGGTCAACGCATCGTTTCAGGCCCAGAAGCAGATATCAAAGTTGGTAACGCACTTCCACTTGCAAACATCCCAGTCGGTACTGTTGTTCACAACATCGAGTTGAAACCAGGTCGCGGTGGTGAGTTGGTTCGTGCTGCCGGTGCATCTGCACAGGTTCTTGGTCAAGAAGGTAAATACGTTCTTGTTCGCCTTCAATCAGGTGAAGTTCGTATGATCCTTGGTACTTGCCGTGCTACTGTTGGTACTGTAGGTAACGAACAACATGGCCTTGTTAACCTTGGTAAAGCAGGTCGTAGCCGTTGGAAAGGTATCCGTCCAACAGTTCGCGGTTCTGTGATGAACCCTAACGATCACCCACACGGTGGTGGTGAAGGTAAAGCACCAGTTGGTCGTAAAGCACCATCTACACCATGGGGTAAACCAGCTCTTGGTTTGAAAACTCGTAACAAGAAAGCTAAATCTGACAAACTTATCGTTCGTCGTCGCAACCAAAAATAA
- the rplX gene encoding 50S ribosomal protein L24, with the protein MFVKKGDKVRVIAGKDKGVEALVVTALPKVNKVIVEGVNIVKKHQKPNSENPQGAIVEKEAPIHVSNVQVLDKNGVAGRVGYKFVDGKKVRYNKKSGEVLD; encoded by the coding sequence ATGTTTGTAAAAAAAGGCGATAAAGTTCGCGTAATCGCTGGTAAAGACAAAGGCGTTGAAGCTCTTGTCGTAACAGCACTTCCAAAAGTAAACAAAGTTATTGTTGAAGGTGTTAACATCGTTAAGAAACACCAAAAACCAAACAGCGAAAACCCTCAAGGTGCTATCGTTGAAAAAGAAGCTCCAATCCATGTGTCAAACGTTCAAGTTCTTGACAAAAATGGTGTTGCAGGACGCGTTGGTTACAAGTTTGTAGACGGCAAAAAAGTTCGCTACAATAAAAAATCAGGCGAAGTGCTTGATTAA
- the rplV gene encoding 50S ribosomal protein L22, with protein sequence MAEITSAKATARTVRVSPRKSRLVLDNIRGKSVADAIAILKFTPNKAAGIIEGVLNSAIANAENNFGLEKANLVVSEAFANEGPTLKRFRPRAKGSASPINKRTAHITVVVAEK encoded by the coding sequence ATGGCAGAAATTACTTCAGCTAAAGCAACTGCTCGCACAGTACGTGTTTCACCTCGTAAATCACGTCTTGTCTTGGATAACATCCGTGGCAAAAGCGTAGCAGACGCAATCGCAATCTTGAAATTCACACCAAACAAAGCTGCAGGCATTATCGAGGGAGTTTTGAACTCAGCAATCGCTAACGCTGAAAACAACTTTGGTTTGGAAAAAGCTAACTTGGTAGTCAGCGAAGCATTCGCAAACGAAGGGCCAACGTTGAAACGTTTCCGTCCACGTGCGAAAGGTTCTGCTTCACCAATCAACAAACGCACAGCTCACATCACTGTAGTTGTGGCAGAGAAATAA
- the rplD gene encoding 50S ribosomal protein L4, translated as MANVTLFDQTGKQAGEVVLNDAIFGIEPNQAVVFDVIISQRASLRQGTHAVKNRSAVSGGGRKPWRQKGTGRARQGSIRSPQWRGGGVVFGPTPRSYAYKLPQKVRRLALKSVYSEKVAENKFVAVNSLEFTAPKTAEFAKVLAALSIDSKVLVILEEGNEFAALSARNIPGVKVATATTASVLDIANADKLLVTQAAISKIEEVLA; from the coding sequence ATGGCAAACGTAACATTATTTGACCAAACTGGTAAACAAGCTGGTGAAGTAGTTCTTAACGATGCGATCTTTGGTATCGAGCCAAACCAAGCAGTTGTATTTGATGTGATCATCAGCCAACGTGCTAGCCTTCGTCAAGGTACTCACGCAGTTAAAAACCGTTCAGCAGTCTCAGGTGGCGGACGCAAACCATGGCGTCAAAAAGGAACTGGACGTGCTCGTCAAGGTTCTATCCGTTCACCACAATGGCGTGGTGGTGGCGTAGTCTTCGGACCAACTCCACGTTCATACGCGTACAAACTTCCACAAAAAGTTCGTCGCTTGGCACTTAAATCTGTTTACTCAGAAAAAGTTGCTGAAAACAAATTTGTAGCTGTTAACTCACTTGAATTCACAGCTCCAAAAACTGCTGAATTTGCAAAAGTACTTGCAGCATTGAGCATTGATTCTAAAGTCCTTGTTATTCTTGAAGAAGGCAACGAATTCGCAGCTCTTTCTGCTCGTAACATCCCAGGAGTTAAAGTTGCAACTGCAACAACTGCAAGCGTACTTGACATCGCAAATGCAGACAAACTTCTTGTAACTCAAGCAGCTATCTCTAAAATTGAGGAGGTTCTTGCATAA
- the rplN gene encoding 50S ribosomal protein L14, with protein sequence MIQTETRLKVADNSGAREILTIKVLGGSGRKFANIGDIIVASVKQATPGGAVKKGDVVKAVIVRTKTGARRADGSYIKFDENAAVIIREDKNPRGTRIFGPVARELRDGGFMKIVSLAPEVL encoded by the coding sequence ATGATTCAAACAGAAACTCGTTTGAAAGTTGCTGACAACAGTGGCGCACGTGAAATCTTGACAATCAAAGTTCTTGGTGGTTCAGGACGTAAATTCGCGAACATCGGCGACATCATCGTTGCTTCAGTAAAACAAGCTACTCCTGGTGGTGCGGTTAAAAAAGGTGACGTTGTTAAAGCCGTTATCGTTCGTACTAAGACAGGTGCTCGTCGTGCTGATGGTTCATACATCAAATTCGATGAGAATGCTGCAGTTATCATCCGTGAAGACAAAAACCCTCGCGGAACTCGTATCTTTGGCCCAGTGGCACGTGAATTGCGTGATGGCGGTTTCATGAAAATCGTTTCATTGGCACCAGAAGTACTTTAA
- the rplP gene encoding 50S ribosomal protein L16, translating to MLVPKRVKHRREFRGKMRGEAKGGKQVDFGQYGLQATTSSWITNRQIEAARIAMTRYMKRGGKVWIKIFPHKSYTAKAIGVRMGSGKGAPEGWVAPVKRGKVMFEVAGVSEEIAREAFRLAGHKLPVKVKFVKREAE from the coding sequence ATGTTAGTACCTAAACGTGTAAAACACCGTCGTGAATTCCGTGGAAAAATGCGCGGTGAAGCTAAAGGTGGAAAACAAGTAGACTTTGGTCAATACGGTCTTCAAGCAACTACTAGCTCATGGATTACAAACCGCCAAATCGAAGCTGCCCGTATCGCTATGACGCGTTACATGAAACGTGGTGGTAAAGTTTGGATTAAGATCTTCCCACACAAATCATACACTGCTAAAGCTATCGGTGTACGTATGGGTTCTGGTAAAGGTGCTCCTGAAGGTTGGGTAGCTCCAGTTAAACGCGGTAAGGTTATGTTTGAAGTAGCTGGCGTTTCTGAAGAAATCGCACGTGAAGCATTCCGCCTTGCTGGTCACAAATTGCCAGTTAAAGTTAAATTCGTAAAACGTGAAGCAGAATAA
- the rplR gene encoding 50S ribosomal protein L18, with product MISKPDKNKIRQKRHRRVRGKISGTAARPRLNIFRSNTGIYAQVIDDVAGVTLASASTLDKEVSKGTKTEQAVVVGKLVAERAVAKGISEVVFDRGGYLYHGRVKALAESARENGLKF from the coding sequence GTGATTTCAAAACCAGATAAAAACAAAATCCGCCAAAAACGCCACCGTCGCGTTCGCGGTAAAATCTCTGGAACTGCTGCTCGCCCACGTTTGAACATTTTCCGTTCTAATACAGGCATCTACGCTCAAGTGATTGATGACGTAGCGGGTGTAACGCTCGCAAGCGCTTCTACTCTTGATAAAGAAGTTTCAAAAGGTACTAAGACAGAACAAGCTGTTGTTGTAGGTAAACTCGTTGCTGAACGCGCGGTAGCTAAAGGTATTTCTGAAGTGGTCTTTGACCGCGGTGGATATCTCTATCACGGACGTGTGAAAGCTTTGGCTGAATCAGCTCGTGAAAACGGATTGAAATTCTAA